The Corvus moneduloides isolate bCorMon1 chromosome 5, bCorMon1.pri, whole genome shotgun sequence genome includes a region encoding these proteins:
- the GPRIN3 gene encoding G protein-regulated inducer of neurite outgrowth 3, with translation MGTVPDPLRSTKLSLVSTSAEEEHLGDLQPAKHQPQPPSGERASNGFPCTPSSSAGVCSFDLNCTAAAGTQSCERYHTDDDSQQEAFSPGLASTAAEVHPADVKPAGCSQPAGIQAPAVPALAAGGALLAGQGPEMMPAPQSSRQFVQGSQAKTSSLTQIDDSALKPQGSDDQPALEVLNYSSPGDPVGVNQFCRTSQANLLQTGEKDRAAEKNDSTVCQSALPARQAEADLGRVAQTILEAKSGTADMAQSQPSDKTEAVQSSEAPAQSGHGSPRPVHNLDPTPGSPNPTQLSKFRETGTMTVQSESSPFTQEAVSRTWRDAEVQAVATVESKSASTSPSIFAAFLKGNLPPEEKEELHIIYQGRMGLSQAALTDSLSSQQNFPCSPGITSKSTVVAVTASAQTQPVKPPGDVVSPVSADNAKPLLSCSPAAVTSQGTSVGNAEMTSAARDVKDAAQLAMDAPVPPKPIPVEQLDVNSSNQTPSQSGTGAGEPSTTSTNAVPGTGNNVQDLVPHVGSSRSPVLCGLDSEVKQKEVLGSSDQKPVQSKGASQGEASPNQSVVKAKEENLVVLDPKGGVNVGSQPAAAHVKACSEDAGEKESRGHGDSGQSQMAGGQSLQAGLMPKLNVSSAGLAPPVPVSAAPQQQGLQARESRHELHTAAIPASAPAVLNLGENKKHSTPAMEARVQVKQSKHVRDVVWDEQGMTWEVYGASLDPESLGIAIQNHLQRQIREHEKLIRAQNNQTRKSISSDTSSNKKLKGRQHSVFQSMLQNFRRPNCCVRPAPSSVLD, from the coding sequence ATGGGGACTGTACCAGATCCTCTGAGATCTACCAAGCTTTCCCTGGTCTCAACttctgcagaggaggagcacCTGGGAGACCTGCAGCCTGCTAAGCACCAGCCCCAACCCCCCAGTGGTGAGAGGGCCAGCAATGGCTTCCCGTGCACCCCGTCCAGCTCAGCTGGGGTCTGCTCGTTCGACCTGaactgcacagctgctgccggcacacagagctgtgagcGGTACCACACAGATGATGACAGCCAGCAGGAAGCCTTTTCTCCCGGGCTGGCTAGCACAGCTGCAGAGGTGCATCCTGCAGATGTGAAGCCTGCTGGTTGTTCCCAGCCAGCGGGCATCCAGGCTCCGGCAGTGCCAGCCCTTGCGGCAGGAGGAGCCCTCTTGGCAGGGCAAGGGCCAGAGATGATGCCAGCCCCCCAGAGCTCCCGGCAGTTTGTGCAAGGCAGCCAGGCCAAAACGAGCTCCCTGACACAGATAGATGACTCTGCCTTGAAACCTCAGGGGAGTGATGATCAGCCAGCGCTTGAAGTGTTAAATTATTCTTCCCCTGGTGATCCTGTCGGGGTTAATCAATTCTGTCGTACTTCTCAGGCAAACCTTCTGCAAACAGGGGAAAAAGACAGGGCGGCAGAAAAAAATGATTCCACTGTGTGTCAGTCAGCCTTGCCAGCAAGGCAAGCCGAAGCTGACCTGGGGAGAGTCGCACAGACCATTCTGGAGGCAAAAAGCGGGACTGCAGACATGGCACAGTCGCAGCCCTCAGATAAAACTgaagcagtgcagagcagtgagGCACCAGCCCAGTCTGGCCACGGGAGTCCACGTCCTGTACACAACCTGGACCCCACGCCTGGGAGTCCAAACCCCACCCAGCTCTCCAAATTCAGAGAAACAGGTACAATGACAGTTCAGTCAGAGAGCAGCCCTTTTACTCAGGAAGCTGTAAGCAGGACATGGAGAGATGCTGAGGTGCAAGCCGTGGCTACCGTGGAGAGCAAATCAGCTTCCACCAGTCCGAGCATCTTTGCTGCCTTCTTAAAAGGGAATCTTCctccagaggagaaggaagaactgCACATAATTTACCAAGGACGTAtggggctgagccaggctgcACTTACTGACAGTTTATCCTCACAACAAAACTTCCCATGTTCTCCTGGTATCACATCAAAATCGACTGTTGTGGCTGTGACTGCTTCAGCCCAAACCCAGCCTGTCAAACCGCCTGGAGACGTGGTGTCTCCAGTATCAGCAGATAATGCGAAAcctcttctctcctgctccCCTGCAGCTGTTACCTCCCAAGGAACATCTGTGGGTAATGCTGAAATGACCAGTGCAGCTCGTGATGTCAAGGATGCTGCTCAGCTGGCAATGGATGCTCCAGTCCCACCAAAGCCCATCCCCGTGGAGCAGCTTGACGTTAACTCCAGTAATCAAACTCCATCACAGTCTGGGACTGGTGCTGGTGAGCCAAGCACCACTTCCACCAATGCTGTCCCAGGAACTGGGAACAACGTGCAGGATCTCGTCCCTCATGTGGGAAGCAGCCGGTCACCTGTACTCTGTGGCTTGGACAGTGAAGTCAAGCAGAAGGAGGTCCTGGGCAGCTCTGACCAAAAGCCTGTGCAAAGCAAGGGTGCAAGTCAAGGAGAGGCCAGTCCTAATCAATCTGTGGTAAAAGCGAAGGAAGAAAACTTGGTGGTACTTGATCCTAAAGGAGGGGTGAATGTTGGCagccagcctgctgctgcccatgtAAAAGCATGCTCAGAGGATGCGGGTGAGAAGGAGAGCAGAGGCCACGGAGACAGTGGCCAGTCTCAGATGGCTGGTGGCCAGAGCTTGCAGGCAGGACTGATGCCCAAGTTGAATGTGAGTTCTGCAGGTCTTGCCCCTCCTGTGCCAGTATCggcagctccccagcagcagggcctcCAGGCCAGGGAGTCCAGACATGAGCTCCACACTGCAGCAATTCctgcttctgctccagctgtgctgaacCTGGGGGAGAACAAAAAGCACTCCACCCCAGCCATGGAGGCAAGAGTACAGGTGAAGCAGTCCAAACACGTCAGGGATGTTGTTTGGGACGAGCAGGGAATGACTTGGGAGGTTTATGGTGCTTCCCTCGATCCAGAATCCCTGGGAATCGCTATCCAGAACCACTTACAGAGACAAATACGGGAACACGAAAAACTGATCCGGGCCCAGAACAATCAGACCCGGAAATCCATTTCCTCGGATACATCCTCAAATAAAAAACTGAAAGGGAGGCAGCACAGTGTGTTCCAGTCCATGCTGCAGAATTTTAGGCGTCCTAATTGCTGTGTCCGACCTGCTCCCTCTTCTGTGTTAGACTGA